The following proteins are co-located in the Triticum aestivum cultivar Chinese Spring chromosome 1A, IWGSC CS RefSeq v2.1, whole genome shotgun sequence genome:
- the LOC123180811 gene encoding gallate 1-beta-glucosyltransferase 84A23-like, which translates to MSCQEGAIPAAAAAQPHVLLVSCPLQGHVNPLLRLGRRLAARGILVTFTTLRHAGLRAATHRDGVRFELYQLRDHDGGQMTPDDMLRHVAAEGPAALADLVRRQADAGRPVSCVVNTTFVPWALDVAWELGLPCATLWNQSCAVLSLYHHFYDDDTPFPSTADDAPVALPGLPAMSLHELPLMVRPEFAHNLWGQMLRRQLVEVRGRQAPSWVLVNTFHELERDAIDALRARDVAVTPVGPLLDDDEPAVADDDGCVMAWLDAQPPRSVVYVAFGSLVDIGRDETVALAEGLAGTGRPFIWVVRDDLLHLPEPVLAACRGDTGRIVAWCPQGRVLRHGAVGCFVTHCGWNSVTEALAAGVPVVAYPWWSDQFTNAKFLVEEFGVGVRLPAPVTQDGLRACIEEVMSGPEAVAIRRRATAWKEEAAAALADGGSSDRGLEAFVDFVRAPVGSGGVDTISSPAKQGSVSSL; encoded by the coding sequence ATGAGCTGCCAAGAAGGCGccatcccggcggcggcggcggcgcagccgcACGTCCTCCTCGTGTCGTGCCCGCTGCAGGGCCACGTGAACCCGCTACTCCGCCTCGGCCGGCGCCTCGCCGCGAGGGGCATCCTCGTCACCTTCACCACCCTCCGCCACGCCGGCCTCCGTGCTGCCACCCACCGCGACGGCGTCCGCTTCGAGTTGTACCAGCTGCGCGACCACGACGGCGGCCAGATGACCCCCGACGACATGCTGCGGCACGTCGCGGCTGAGGGCCCGGCGGCGCTGGCCGACCTGGTACGGCGCCAGGCCGACGCCGGCCGGCCGGTCTCCTGCGTCGTCAACACCACCTTCGTGCCCTGGGCGCTCGACGTGGCCTGGGAGCTCGGCCTCCCTTGCGCGACGCTCTGGAACCAGTCCTGCGCTGTGCTCTCGCTCTACCACCACTTCTACGACGACGACACGCCGTTCCCGAGCACGGCCGACGACGCACCGGTGGCGCTGCCCGGGCTGCCGGCCATGTCCTTGCACGAGCTGCCGCTCATGGTCCGACCCGAGTTCGCGCACAACCTCTGGGGCCAGATGCTCCGAAGGCAGCTCGTGGAGGTCCGTGGGAGGCAGGCGCCGTCGTGGGTGCTCGTCAACACCTTCCACGAGCTCGAGCGCGACGCCATCGACGCGCTACGGGCTCGCGACGTCGCCGTCACGCCCGTCGGCCCGCTCCTGGACGACGATGAACCGGCCGTTGCCGACGATGACGGCTGCGTCATGGCGTGGCTCGACGCGCAGCCGCCGCGCTCTGTTGTGTACGTGGCGTTCGGCAGCCTCGTGGACATCGGGCGGGACGAGACGGTGGCCCTGGCGGAGGGGCTGGCCGGCACGGGCAGGCCGTTCATTTGGGTGGTGCGCGACGACCTCCTCCACCTCCCGGAGCCCGTCCTCGCCGCATGCCGAGGAGACACCGGCAGGATCGTGGCGTGGTGCCCGCAGGGGCGCGTGCTCCGGCACGGCGCCGTCGGGTGCTTCGTGacgcactgcgggtggaactcCGTCACGGAGGCGCTGGCGGCGGGCGTGCCGGTGGTCGCGTACCCGTGGTGGTCGGACCAGTTCACCAACGCCAAGTTCTTGGTGGAGGAGTTCGGGGTCGGCGTCCGGCTGCCGGCGCCGGTCACGCAGGATGGGCTCCGTGCGTGCATCGAGGAGGTGATGAGCGGGCCGGAGGCAGTGGCAATCCGGAGGAGGGCGACGGCgtggaaggaggaggcggcggcggcgctggccgaCGGCGGGTCATCGGACCGGGGCCTCGAGGCCTTCGTTGACTTCGTGCGAGCGCCCGTAGGATCTGGTGGAGTTGACACGATTAGCTCGCCGGCAAAGCAGGGATCAGTCAGTTCGTTATAA